In one Nicotiana sylvestris chromosome 8, ASM39365v2, whole genome shotgun sequence genomic region, the following are encoded:
- the LOC104236782 gene encoding putative glucose-6-phosphate 1-epimerase has protein sequence MGHYAPVWDHRASIEVTKDSSGMNQVTLRNPKGASVRVSLLGGQVTSWRNDRGEELLFTSSKGIVKSSKAVRGGISVFFPQYGVEQHGSARNKNWTIEDDAPSLNSFDTQGKSFVDLLLKPSEDDLKFWPHGFEFRLRVSLASDGSLSLISRIRNISGKPFSFSFAYQTYFSVSDISEVRLEGLETLDYRDNLCKKELFTEQGDAITFEAEIDRIYHSSPNCIAVLDHERKRTYLIRKEGLPDIVLWNPWEKKSRAMVDLGDAEYRKMLCVDGAAIEKPITLKPGKEWTGRVELVVIPSTLCSDFSPSKSGQKHFRNR, from the exons ATGGGGCACTATGCACCTGTATGGGATCATAGGGCATCGATCGAAGTAACGAAAGATTCGAGTGGTATGAATCAGGTCACGCTTCGTAACCCTAAGGGCGCCTCTGTACGG GTTAGCTTGCTCGGAGGACAAGTTACTTCTTGGCGGAATGATCGAGGTGAAGAGCTCCTATTCACCAGCAGTAAG GGCATCGTCAAATCTTCGAAAGCTGTACGAGGAGGAATATCTGTTTTCTTTCCCCAG TATGGAGTTGAGCAACATGGATCTGCCAGAAACAAAAATTGGACCATTGAAGACGACGCTCCATCTCTAAACTCTTTTGATACCCAAGGAAAATCTTTTGTTGACTTGCTGCTCAAACCATCAGAAGATGATCTGAAGTTCTGGCCTCATGG CTTTGAGTTTCGGCTTCGGGTTTCTCTTGCATCAGATGGAAGCTTGTCCTTGATATCTCGTATAAGAAATATCAGCGGCAAACCGTTCAGCTTCTCATTTGCGTACCAAACATATTTCTCTGTTTCTGACATAAG TGAAGTGCGGCTAGAAGGTTTAGAAACACTGGACTATCGTGACAATTTGTGCAAGAAAGAACTCTTTACGGAACAAGGAGATGCCATAACATTTGAGGCTGAG aTTGACCGCATCTACCATAGTTCTCCAAATTGCATTGCTGTTCTTGATCATGAAAGGAAGCGAACATATCTGATAAGAAAGGAAGGGTTACCAGATATTG TGCTATGGAATCCCTGGGAAAAGAAATCCAGAGCAATGGTGGATCTCGGCGACGCAGAGTACAGGAAGATGCTTTGTGTTGATGGGGCAGCAATAGAAAAACCCATAACTTTGAAACCAGGAAAGGAATGGACGGGTCGCGTGGAGCTTGTGGTTATACCATCAACCCTTTGCAGCGACTTTAGTCCCTCGAAGTCTGGCCAAAAACATTTTAGAAATCGCTAA
- the LOC138874897 gene encoding uncharacterized protein, whose product MKAKKTLRDAGLSYDDIIKKNKCSIKSIYHRLRGRFDKVSWRRVICHNTGCPKWIFVLTMAAHGKLYTRDRLQRWGIQVDQDCVLCKQANETIQHLFFECPYANTLWSKLLVW is encoded by the coding sequence ATGAAAGCGAAGAAGACACTCAGGGATGCAGGACTCAGCTATGATGATATCATAAAGAAGAACAAATGTTCGATCAAAAGCATATATCACAGGCTGCGAGGAAGATTTGACAAAGTAAGCTGGAGAAGAGTTATTTGTCATAACACAGGATGCCCCAAGTGGATTTTTGTATTAACTATGGCAGCACATGGCAAACTGTACACAAGAGACAGACTACAGAGATGGGGAATACAAGTTGATCAAGATTGTGTCCTATGCAAACAAGCTAATGAAACCATTCAGCATTTGTTCTTTGAATGCCCATATGCAAATACATTATGGAGTAAACTGTTAGTATGGTAA
- the LOC138874898 gene encoding uncharacterized protein, which produces MLVKCPHHGIPDQMLGQRFYMGLADNLKANVDASTEVGAVVYGFKQPPKGTLPVDTNINPKEQNPNQLMAVSLQNGRDLDKEQEGQAEKGKTKVNEQAAEQVVPLVPQNPNREKPANNAQRVIPAPFPQRLVKQKKEDQYKKFMEMLRQIQLNIPLMDALREIPGYAKMMKDLMSRKFDFQDLSIVTLTQTCSAVVTKPMAQKMSDLGSFTILCTIGSYAFAKALCDLGASINWMPLAVYTKLGIGKARPTSILLQLVDRTVKRPTVILDDVLVQVGKFVFPVDFVILDFQVDEEILIILGRPFLATGRALIDCETGELKMRLNDEEVIFNVQQSMMRPNEYANCSLVEAVDVILQEDNVTLTAKDPLEACLTNLEEMDGEGLAEWVMALEGQGFWKREPQFESLKLEKRVTPPAKPSVEEPPKLELKPLPTYLRYVFLGPNSTLPVIISSGLLDVQVEQLLQVLQESKTTIGWTMADIKGISPAFCMHKILLEEGHKPYREHQ; this is translated from the exons ATGCTGGTGAAGTGTCCTCACCATGGCATTCCAGACCAGATGCTTGGCCAGAGATTCTACATGGGGTTAGCTGACAATCTAAAGGCCAATGTAGATGCTTCAACTGAAG TTGGGGCAGTTGTCTATGGCTTTAAACAACCGCCCAAAGGAACATTGCCAGTGGATACAAATATTAACCCCAAGGAGCAAAACCCGAATCAGCTGATGGCAGTAAGTCTCCagaatgggagagatttagacaaAGAGCAGGAG GGTCAAGCTGAAAAGGGTAAGACTAAGGTAAATGAACAAGCTGCAGAACAAGTGGTACCTCTTGTTCCACAGAACCCCAACAGAGAGAAGCCAGCAAacaatgcacaaagggtgatacctgcaccattccctcagagactggtaaaacaaaagaaggaagatcaatacaagaaattcatggagatgctgcgtcaaattcagttgaatattcctCTGATGGATGCCTTGAGGGAGATTCCAGGTTATGCGAAGATGATGAAAGACCTAATGTCACGgaagtttgattttcaggacctatCCATAGTGACTCTGACGCAGACCTGCAGCGCAGTAGTGACCAAACCGATGGCTCAAAAGATGTCAGACCTAGGTAGCTTCACTATTCTATGCACGATTGGGagttatgcctttgcaaaggcattatgTGATTTAGGAGCCAGCATAAATTGGATGCCTCTGGCTGTATACACCAAACTGGGCATTGGCAAAGCTAGACCGACTTCGATATTGCTGCAGTTGGTTGACCGCACGGTAAAAAGGCCTACTGTgattcttgatgatgtgttggtgcaagtgGGGAAGTTCGTGTTCCCTGTAGACTTTGTTATTCTGGACTTTCAAGTAGATGAGGAGATACTTATCATTTTAGGTAGGCCATTTTTGGCCACTGGGAGAGCACTGATCGATTGTGAGactggggaattaaaaatgagactgaacgatgaagaagtcatattcaatGTTCAGCAATCTATGATGAGACCCAATGAATATGCTAATTGCTCTCTAGTGGAGGCAGTGGATGTGATCCTGCAAGAAGATAATGTGACCCTGACTGCTaaagatccattggaggcatgTCTAACAaatttagaagaaatggacggtgaagggttagctgagtgggtcatggcacttgaaggccaaggattctggaaaagggaacctcagttcgagtctcttaaattagaaaaaagggTTACACCTCCAGCAAAGCCATCAGTAGAGGAACCACCCAAGTTGGAGCTGAAGCCGCTCCCAACTTACCTCAGGTACGTTTTCTTAGGCCCTAATTCTACTTTGCCTGTTATTATATCATCCGGTTTgctagatgtgcaggtagaacagcTCTTACAGGTACTGCAGGAAAGCAAGACTACCATTggctggaccatggcagacataaagggtattagcccagccttctgtatgcacaagattctcttggaagaagggcacaaaccttACAGAGAACATCAATGA